A genomic stretch from Halichoerus grypus chromosome 7, mHalGry1.hap1.1, whole genome shotgun sequence includes:
- the CXCL12 gene encoding stromal cell-derived factor 1 isoform X1, whose product MNAKVVVVLAIVLVALCLSDGKPVSLSYRCPCRFFESHIARANVKHLKILNTPNCALQIVARLKNNNRQVCIDPKLKWIQEYLEKALNKTIPVIPKGCPQASRKEKVGSGPPSFSSPGWPPECNA is encoded by the exons ATGAATGCCAAGGTCGTCGTCGTGCTGGCCATCGTGCTGGTTGCGCTGTGCCTCAGCGACG GGAAACCGGTCAGCCTGAGCTACAGATGTCCTTGCCGATTCTTCGAGAGCCACATTGCCAGAGCCAACGTCAAGCATCTCAAAATCCTCAACACTCCGAACTGTGCCCTTCAGATCGT GGCAAGGCTGAAGAACAACAATAGACAAGTGTGCATTGACCCGAAATTGAAGTGGATTCAGGAATACCTGGAGAAAGCTTTAAACAA AACAATCCCAGTCATTCCCAAGGGGTGTCCCCAGGCATCCAGAAAGGAGAAGGTGGGATCAGGCCcgccttctttctcctctcctggatGGCCGCCTGAATGCAACGCATGA
- the CXCL12 gene encoding stromal cell-derived factor 1 isoform X2 has translation MNAKVVVVLAIVLVALCLSDGKPVSLSYRCPCRFFESHIARANVKHLKILNTPNCALQIVARLKNNNRQVCIDPKLKWIQEYLEKALNKGRREEKMGKREKIGKKKRQKKRKAAQKRKN, from the exons ATGAATGCCAAGGTCGTCGTCGTGCTGGCCATCGTGCTGGTTGCGCTGTGCCTCAGCGACG GGAAACCGGTCAGCCTGAGCTACAGATGTCCTTGCCGATTCTTCGAGAGCCACATTGCCAGAGCCAACGTCAAGCATCTCAAAATCCTCAACACTCCGAACTGTGCCCTTCAGATCGT GGCAAGGCTGAAGAACAACAATAGACAAGTGTGCATTGACCCGAAATTGAAGTGGATTCAGGAATACCTGGAGAAAGCTTTAAACAA GGGGcgcagagaagaaaaaatggggaaaagagaaaagataggaaaaaagaagcgacagaagaagagaaaggctgctcagaaaaggaaaaactag
- the CXCL12 gene encoding stromal cell-derived factor 1 isoform X3: MNAKVVVVLAIVLVALCLSDGKPVSLSYRCPCRFFESHIARANVKHLKILNTPNCALQIVARLKNNNRQVCIDPKLKWIQEYLEKALNKRFKM; this comes from the exons ATGAATGCCAAGGTCGTCGTCGTGCTGGCCATCGTGCTGGTTGCGCTGTGCCTCAGCGACG GGAAACCGGTCAGCCTGAGCTACAGATGTCCTTGCCGATTCTTCGAGAGCCACATTGCCAGAGCCAACGTCAAGCATCTCAAAATCCTCAACACTCCGAACTGTGCCCTTCAGATCGT GGCAAGGCTGAAGAACAACAATAGACAAGTGTGCATTGACCCGAAATTGAAGTGGATTCAGGAATACCTGGAGAAAGCTTTAAACAA